The Acipenser ruthenus chromosome 26, fAciRut3.2 maternal haplotype, whole genome shotgun sequence genomic sequence TGAGAGGGCAGGTGGGACGAcaacagaaaaggaaaaaaagagcCTATATAAAAAAGCACTTTGCTCCAATTCCCAGCTTCTGTAATGAAGTCCTAAAACACAAGCTCTGGGAGGTTAATGGAAAGCAGTTGGTCTGAGCGATCGACGGAGACTTCACGTCCACAGCCTTGTGGTTTGGCTCTCCACAGGCCTCTGTCTAGGAGCTCTGCTGGTTGCCATGGcagcagcagctcagagcaggTCAGGCAGGATGAGGCCTGGCGGTTTGGGCTCAACGCAGTTAATCCAGAAATTGGCACAGCTGGCGTGATACTGGTGACCCCCGTACATCAACTTGAAGCTGTCCGTTTCCGAGCTGaaagcctggggggggggggggtaaaaataTGTTAGAAATCATTTACCGTGTTTAAAATTCCTTTACCGGGGTGAATTCAGGTCTAATCCACCCAACTTGTCAAGACCagataaatgttttaaatttatGGAGAAAGTGGAAATCATcagcacttttttttctaaattcaaACATTAAACCTGCAAACCTGAGATCTTCCCCCTAGACCTACTGGCTTAGAAATTCTTCTGGGGCTGTTGAGAGAAACGTTTATTCCTGCACGTCACAGCACCACTGACAGCACACAGATTgctccaggtaccagattttgggTTAGTCCCTCTTCTACAGGGTCTTTCAGCATCAATTTAGGAAACAAGGGAGACTTTTCACCCGTGCTGGGAAGTGACTGACACGCGAAGAGGCAGAGAGGCTGCAGATTAGTAGCACTGAGACCAGCTGGTGTGTTCTGCAGCAGGTAATCTGGGATCAAGCACGTTGAACCTCAGGGAGGACcagtattttgttttggtcctgTCTGTTCTAGATAACTTTTCGAAAGCACTAGCCTGCATCTGCATAGCACTTCCTCGGTATGGCATTAAAGAATTTCTCAGACATGTATTACGTAACTGACTCATGACTCATGATCTCCtacagagggggaaaaaaattagaatgcaaaaaaaaaatggtaagcAGAATGAATCATTCCATACAGAGCTCTGGCAAGTACTTATGAAGTGGGCAGGCTGTGAATTATTCTTTATATTCTGAGTAGGGAAGAATGTGGGACTGTAGGAGTCCAGGGATCATCCCATTCTTGTTTTAAGGGAGGGGGTTGGTTTTGTGGATGGGTCTTCACCCACATCCTTGAACTACTCCATTCATTCCTCTTCTGATCAGAGAAATAATCTGCCAAGGCTTGCATCTCACCGCGAGGGAAGGATAATGGAGAGAAAGCACAAGAGAAAGAGGTTTTCATCTCAGTGATTGCATGCAATTTACCCTTCAAAAGAGTCTGTGTTCCAGCGAAGGAACAACAGGTGTAAAAAAATCACAGAGCTGAAGATCTTGTTAAAGTAAATGACTGATAAGAAAAAAGGTCAGTCTAAAGACACTATTACAAATCAGCCATCCAGCTCCGGGAATCCTGATGGGCTGACCAGGAACAGTAAAGTAATAAAACAGCATAGCCCGTGGGTCAGAGATCATTTTTCTCATCCAAGTTTGTCTACAAAGGATTTTTGCTCTACAGCAGCTATTTATTTTCTCTGTTCTAAATATTGTAATGGGTTACTCAGAATAGATCTGAGTATCTGGCCCACAGTCGGAGTTATTGCTGCCTCTGTAGTACAGTCACTGTATTGAATACTGGCCGTCTCGTGTGTTATTGCTTACGCTCACAAACACGCAGTGCCTAGCTGGTCTTCAGTTGTTGCTGGCTGCAGGACATGTTGCAAACACCACATGTTTCTGTGCTCATGGCTCAAGGCAGATATGTAACTAACTAATTGACAAGCAGGGCCATTTTCCAGTTTGCTTTCTTCAAAAGGCTGGTACAATAAGATGTGACTATTAAAACAGAAAGAGAGAcgtggagagggggagagtgggagagagtgTTTGATTGCATAAGAGTGGAAACAGCAAGATGTGGATTATAGATTTATTTTAAGGACACCCAAATTTTAGAAGCCTCTCGGGATTGGTTGAAGCAGCTCAACACTGAACAAGTGAATTATTAACAGATCAAGAAGACTGGAACACCGCGAGAATCAAGTGGTTCTGAAATGGGGCAGCAGAACCACTTTCGGAACGTTAGAAATGATTCTTACATCATCTCCTATGAATACACACCGTTAAACAGTGGAATGTTGAGTCTCCAATCCTTCTCGCATTATCCGCTATGGGTTTATGCATAAAACACATGTACACGTCCAGCCCTCAGCTTGATAAGCTATTCAAGTGAGTATCAGAGCCCTAAGTCAGGCTGCAATTCCACACCACCTGCGCTACATGGTACAGCCCTGCTGAAGCACTATCTAAATCAATGACTGATTTCATTAGGAACGGATTGGCGTCTTTTTGTCTTGGCTTTTTATTTCGTATTTATTGGGCCAGAATTGCCTATTGAGCTGCTTCACTGATTGTGCACTGGACAAATTCCCAGCCCCGACACCAACAGGACGTCACCTTTAAAAAAAGAGCACGGAAATGCCATGTGTGTGGGGTTCTGAAGACCAGGCTTTTGGACTTGTATATTTTGTAAGATATCTATAGATACCAAAATAGAAGTGGATTACAGGGAAACACTGTGCGTTGCATGTGTGAAGTTGCAAGCACACTACTACTGCACAGGAACCACACACGTCATTTTTGTGCTCCTTTCTGTTCAGGAAAACGAGGCCCTGCCCCATTGccagtactgattagaggaaagTGAAAGCGTGAGGGTCATTAGGTGCTGTTGACAGCTTCATACATTTTTAGGGGGTCGTTCCTTAGCTTTGTCTTCCTTCTGCAAAGCGTTTAAGACCAAGGTAAACAATGGCAAACCTGACGTCTACAAAGCAAAAGAACAGCAAAGGGTTAGAAACCATTTCTTACAGGACGCAAACAAACACCTTTACTGATCTGCCTCCACAGCTCTCATCTCATCGAGAAGCTATTCGTTGCCttagtaagtaaaaaaaaaaaaaaaaatgtaaatcttttGAAGCCACTCTACAAGTTCAGCTAAGTATCGGGTTGCTGTAGTTATACAAAACATGACCTTTAAAAAGCGCCCAAGTTAAATGAAGGTTCTGAAAGGCAGGAGGAGAATCGAGAgcagagtttttgttttttgtaccttGCTCCTGGAGTCCACGCTGAGCAAGCAGACTCCGCAGGCCAGCTCCTTGGCGTTCTTGATCCCATGGCGCAGTATACAAGAGGAGAAGTCCAGGGAGCTCTCGTCAGgctgaaaacaacaagggacggGAAACTGTGAATCGAAGGAGCCGCGCCAACCCATCCCCCTGAACATCGCAGCCTCAAACTGCTTTAACAATGCAGGCTGTTCAGTCAGTTTGCATCTAACTGCATTGTTGTTGCAGCTgtcaaaaacaacatttttttgcgTTTGTCATTGGTAGACAGGGGAGTTAAGAATTACGGATCTGTCTTATTGGAACAAATGGCTGGTCGGCCAAAAATAATGCACCCTTTTTCCTGAATAAATATCTTCAAAGCACACTAGCCCAAACGTGCTCCGTTTCCTATAGTTTTACACACAGAGGGAGGGGTTTGATTACAGGGGACTCACCGACAGGTTTGCGAGGGACATGAACCCAATCAGGTTGTGCCACACGCGGTTGATGTCCTTCAGGAGCTGCTGTAGTTTGTCGCTGCACACGGCCGTCGCTTTGATCCCCAGCTCAACGCGCCTCACTACTCTGTACACCTCCACCACTCCTGCGCAGAGGAAAAACCATCAGCCTCCACCCACATGTATCTTACACGGCCGGGTTCACAAATCAGGATGAGCACTAGGCCTGGGCTTAGCTACAGCAACATTAtaggctagtttcacagaccctgattagctttGATTATTTTACCTAAAATTAACACTGCTTAGCTCCAAGATTAGTTGGAACTGGGGTTTGTAAAACCAGACGTCAGTGTGATTTAATAAAGAGATCAAGTTATTTTACAGAGTAATTTAGGACCAACACTGCCCAATTTATGCAGAGACTAAAAACGAAAGCGAAACTGGGTTTAGATCATCCCATATGCTGTATATTAAAATGCTGTAAAAGCAAGATCTCTTACCCAAGAGGTACTCCATTCCTTGGGCGGACTGGATGACTTCAGTGCAAACAGAAGAGCTGCTGATCCCATTCAGGGTGTCATTGGCTTTATTAATGACCTACAGGAAGATACACGCCCATTCACTTGTGACCATCCCAGTGTTCTTTAGTGCAAATGTGTTCTACCTGAATAACGTCAGCACACGTCTATTACACAATGGAAAACAAAATGGGGGCGTGCAGGAGAATGAGCTCTTCCCAATTTATGGAAAatcattctgttttaaaatgcaagtACTTTAAAATGCAACGTCTGCTGGAAAATTTGCCAAGCTGCAAtcaaaaagatttaaaaagatCAGTACGGCACAGCATGGCTTCAAGCCCAAGCTGAATAATGGAGACTGTATTCGGAGAGTGCTTGAATAAGGGGTTCCGAGCACAGTGTAGCAACATACTGTCTGCTGCTTCATATCAACAGGCTTTCGTTACCAAGAGAAAAGAAAgctgaactaaaaaaaaataaatacataaaaaatacatgcaaCCTTTTTGCCTTACCGAGATTATTCGAtcaataataatcatttttaaaaccattgcagGATGCACAGATACACATTCACTGACCTGCAGAGCACTTTCCAAACACCTCTGCCATTCATATGCATAGCGTTCGCTCTCctgcaaaaaaaggaaattataataatataatgtccGCCCTGTTTTGGGGCTACTGATTTTGGGGGGGGTGGAAGAGAATAGCCAGATGGGAAAGGTCAGGATGGGGCTGTACGCTCATGCAATCCTCAGAGCGGCACAGTCCAGTCAATAGGTGGCACTGTGGTACAGCATGCCTACAGATATGGTTAACAAGCGATCCAGCTTGTAAAGGGAGTGAGCTTGCAGCCCACATACTGGTTTCACATGTATTCTTGCATGGATGCGTGTTTCTATAGAAGCGGGAGACAAGCACACCTTCACAAGGGTCAGAGGGAGTGAAGCACGGACGACCGCAGATCGATATAACGAAGCGTTCCCCCAAAACACCCACTTGCCTTGAACAGATCAAAACGAGCAGAACCATTCGCGCGCACACTGCCATGATTTGCACCCTTCTGGTTTGAAGCAGTTCTAGAACGTGTTAAAGGGAAGCAGGTTGCTCACCTCCACCTCCCCGGTCAGGTCCTTGTATTTGTCTCTGATGACTGGCAGGGCTGGTTTCTCGCTCAGCGTGTTGGACTTGTCTCTGAAGGGCTGCTCCGGGGCTGGGGACGGAGTGGAGTGGCTGATCTCTTTGTCCCCCAGGCTTAGACTCCTTTTATGAGACCCTGAGAGGAAAGACGCATCAAGACTGGAGAACTTGCATCTGTATTTATACATCAGCGTCCACCCACACGGCTTTCAAAGCACTCTAGACAGACAGACCACAGTGCGGTAAAGCCAGACGCCGGAGCGTCGTTTACACCTGCACACCGTACAGCACCGTacatcaaaataataaatctgtatgatcatttatttattcattgattaAATAGAAATAGCTTTCCCATCCAATGGAAGCAATGCATTTTCAGGAGAATTCCCTTAATTCACATAAATTACTCTCAGGATCTGGTTCAGCACATGCTTTCCCCTCTCAGCCACGATTATGAACCGTCTGCAAACAGTGAGGCagtgtttatataaataaatccagGAGTGAACACTGGAACTGCatattcaatgtaaaaaaaatacattcctgCTCAAAATTTACTTAAAACTAAATATACTTTGaattaacaggtttttaaaaaggtGGAAAACTGCATCACTGTGCAAGctttattgattgattaataaataaataaataaataaataaataaataaataaacaaacaactatTCTTCCAGAACAGCCCAGATGCATGATTCTGAATTGTCAGCTGACCTCTAAGATCAACCTAAAGGAATGAGCATGCATTAGTTACACAATAGAACAGCCCCACTCACCTTGCACTGAAAGGTCGAAAGTGGCCAGCTCGCTCCTGATCATCTCCTCGCTGGACTTCACTTTGGCCTGGGAGCTGGCCATGAGGAAGTCAAACTTGCCAAACTTGGGCTTGTCCGCTTGGGAGGCTCCGAAGTCGTCCGGCTGGGCGGTGTCCGAGCCCGGATCTCCAGAGACGGGGGCTGTGTCGGACTTCTCAGAGACTGTGCTGGCGAAATCCCCAAAatcatcctcttcctcctcctcctcctcaccctgGCCCTTTGTCCCGAAATCCGGGAAGGCGTCAAACTGCCCCTCCGCAGTGCTGGCGCTCGACGCCTCCTCGCTCGTGAAGGCGCGCACCTTGCCGCTGGTTGTCACGGCGAAGTTCTCCGCGCTGCCGAAGGAAGTCTCTTTCTTCTGCAGGACAGAGGTGGCGGATGCAGGGCTGCCCTCCGAGGTGAAGAAGCTGGGCTGAGGTTTCTTGCTCTGAATGGTCGCCGGCTCCTCCCGTTCTGACCAATCGAAGCTCGCAAGGCTGCtcaccgcagagtcgccagcgctGAAGGTACCGAAGGGGTCAAACTTGAAGTCGTCCACCTCTGCAAAAGCAATAAAAGGCGAGACCCTGCTAATGAGATGATTACAGGACCCCGTCATGAGGATGAACTGCACAAGCGAGGGAGCCTCTACGCTCAGCATTGAAACTTCTTATTTTGGGTGCTATGACCTGCTGTATAGGGTTTCTGTGTTGTACATGTTGCAGTGTGGTAGATGTACAGCACAAAGAAAACACTTACCAATTTCCATTGtattggtacaaaaaaaaaaaaaaatggagaccTTCACAAGCTGGTTTTATTTCACACCTCTATCTATATGATCCTCCcacctttcaaaaaaaaaaaaaatcaaagtgtaTGAAGCACTGGATCAAGTTTCTAGGAAACACTCCCCTATAAGTTTGTAATTATTCAACAGTGTAGCGTAAATGAATACATGTCTGGTTTGTCTATTCTGCAATTCTTTGCATTTCTCTTAACCTCTTTTATATTGATTTATTGTGTTTGAAAATGACAAATCAGATTTTCAAGAGGCCCTTAAGACAAGAGAAGGGTAAAGACTGCATTTTCAGCAGAATTTAATCTATTTCAGGGTAAAGGTCTActgctagcaaaaaaaaaaaacacaccaccactCCAGCCCCCCACTGCCAGCGAGCTTTGTAAAAAAGCAGGTATGCACAACAACTGGCACGCTCTTAAAGATCCACATGGAATTTTGTTTATATAATGCCTTTCTTCAAAGTGAGCAGTGGGAAGCTGGCATGCCACTCTCTTTAAAATCTGCTAAAAACAGGACAAGTCCTccagggagggagagggagagggagagggagagggagagagaggagagaacaaACAGCTGCAGCTTCATTTAGCCTTCCCTGCTGGAGCGAGACAAACACAGATTCTGGGGCTGCCTGCAGAGCTTCAGCCAGATTTGCATTACAATACACTTTAAATACTCTGCCATTTCACAGGGAGAAAACAGCTGCCTTGTGAATATTAAAtcagtttggaaaaaaaaaaaaaaaaattcaagcttTTTAAAAAGGAGGGTATTATTATGATAGTTTGGGAGATGAGATGACATGTCAGTTACTGAAAGACACACAGAAATCAGAAAGCAGGTTTAGTGTGCAGCGCAGACGGCAGACGGGCGTCTGCGTGGGAGTGAAAGCTTGCTCCCACTCAGTCAATACAAGCCCTGGCCCTTTCTACTCCCCACCCTCCCACATTTCAAAcctgtctcctctctccaggTTAGGGCAGCCCCCTTACATTACCGACTCACAGTCTAGCCACTATCCTGCCAAAGTATAAAATTAGATGATTtacattcaaaaaaatatatataatatcaacACTTAATGCAGTCTGGACCACTCAATTGATTACACAGTACAGCGAATGCAATGCAACAAAGGGTTAAATGTGGTCTAATACTTCTATGATTTTAAAAGGGCTCCTAAATGCATATTGTATTTCTTGGTTTATCATGTCACCACCAGGAGATGGAGCTGCAGCTTTGGGTGCACTGAAACTTTTTTAGGTGGGGGGGAGGGAAAGGGATAAATTGTAGAATTGGCAAAGATCAGTTCGGACGTCAAATCTATACAGTAGATTAGCAGCGACTTTATGATTATATTAATTAAAGGGGAGTGGAGGATCACTGTGTATTGTAATAAACTATTTCAAACTAAAATCTGCCCATTGAGGAATCTAACTGAGAACCACAGTGGGTATGCcacgtatacacacacacacacacacgcatacacacaaaccAACACGCTCGCACACACAGGCCATTTGTGAAATTGACAAGAGGGTCATACAAAAAGGACACGGCACCTGCTATTCTTTAGTGTTACTTATAAAGTAAAGGCAGAAACAAGGAGAAATCAACACACCGTTACGCGCTTCAGCTATGCAAAGATATAGATTTATTAGGAGAACAAAGAGCCCAGAGAAAGAGCGAGATTGACAAAATACTGTATCATTACAGGAGAGATTATCTAAACAAACacctttgttttaaaaagtatacaagggcatgcaaaaaaaaaaaaaatctgcaaaaaagaagagaaaactCAGAAGCAGAAACCAGAAGGCACAGGTCACTCAGAATTATAAACCAGCAGTACCATTAGAAGACACAGTTATAgtattagaaaaacaaacaatgcagAAACAGCTGGGTATAAGACATTTAAAATGATACAGACATTGTGGTTCCAGATTTGTTAAGCCCAGGTACTGTGTGAGTTAACCCTTTGCAGCACttgataaataacattaaaatgaataagAGTGAGCAGCTACAGGACATGCAGCGCTGGCAAAGGCAGATTCTATAGAGGCAATGTCCAGCAAGCCTTTAAAAGGCTACATAACCAGTCAAAAGGACCAATTAACATGCTGTGGGGAGTGAGCACAAGATTCATTACTTACTGCAAGTCTAGATTAATGAAGATATTTAATTCTGGTCTCAAGCTGCAGTAATGCGGATTGAATTATGAATTCACTTTTAATTCCTATATCGAGTGAAGTACATTTCTTCAGATAAGGGTGATCGCAGGGTAAATGTGATCTATACCTGGGAGAAGGACCGGGTTATATTTTCACACGTGGATCAGCTTTATCCTGTGATCAgaccctatttaaaaaaataaaataaaatcaggccATCATCAGTGCACTGCTGCGCCCAAGTGAATGCGGGTTTCAAATCTAGCACAACATACTCTACCACCACCAAGACTAGGAGTGTAGAGAGCTTTCATGCTACTGAAAGACATTCAGAGCTGGAATACAGGATAGATTGTTCTGCTATTCTGGTGCGCCAAGGGTTAAACACACAAAGCAGACAGAAAGAACACATTCTAAAGCAGTTCTAGAACTGGAACACAGGTTCAGTTACAGCAGCGAAGAAAAAGCGCCAAGGCAGGATTTAAAGAGACAgtaccttttcttttttaaaaaaataatgaatagcTTTTCATGTCAATTTCACAAATGTCCACGTGCTGTAATGAAACAAAgggtttttcttttattatatatgcCAACAGCGTGAAGGGGTCGCATGAAATTATAAAAAGATGCAGATCTTTCAATTCAAAATTAGtcgcagttacaatgtaattgaaCCCaggcacacctgtgtaattgtaCCATAATTCAtcgattacagttcaattacacatttaCTCGTCATTCGATCATCATTCTTGCATTTTCACTTTTAGTGATTTGTTTGAATAAAAGTTCTAGATTATACTTGTGTATTTGTAGCTGTGATTATTATTGCTGGTTATTTtgaataaacagagtaaacatgttaatgcagGGAGCTGTTTATGTAAtcttagtgtaattgtaattataattactgcagcataactgtaatcaaacaaaacagcattgtaacTGTAACCTCAGCACACAATTCTGCTGTCATTATAATTGTATGAGAGCCCAGGTCTGCCCGTCAGAGCCAACAAGGTAGATACTGCCTCTTTAAAATGACACAGTAAGAGTTACAAGAGCACCGTGTCCCTCTCTGTGCACCTGCACTGGCATCTCAACCCTTGTGCTTGTGACAGTGTGGCACACGCCCACACCATCCGAGGGTGACCAGAAAGACTTCATGTAAGCTACACAGTACAATACTTTAACAGGGGGTGGAGGTCTCAGAGTTAAAGACGGTTAAGATAACGTTTCCCCTTCCGATTTCAAAAAGGGAATCGTTGGGAGGCTGGCAAATCGggattttaaaaatggaaaataaataaataaatggttaagAAAAAGggttaaatttaaattaaaaaataaagttttgacACAATATGAAACACTGTATTGTAAGCAACTGGTCATCAATAACTTTAATACTGAATATGctaatacttgtttgtttgacACTGTCctaatactaataaataaatctCTCAGACCgtcctttttaaacagctgaagcaCTGAAGCACACGGGCTCAAGCCTCGGATATGATTTTGTACTTTACTCTCAAATTCACAAAACAGCTTTGTGACAAGGAGCTCAAGCGCAGTCATGCACGGGCTGTAGCGTATCGCTGAGTTATCTTAACGTTACTGTGAAACGAATGTAAAACATATCAAACTAAATGAGCGACTGATTTGACTGCAGTGTTAGGATGCTCCCTGGCTTATAATGATGCCACTCTATTCCAGCCCCCTTTCCACAAACAAAGCAGAATTGTTGCTTGCAAAACCAGCTCTGGAAACACAGGAGTCCTGCAGTATCTTCTGCTTCTTCACTCGGGTTTACAAATCAATTCAAACGATAGGGATTTCAATGttcagctatagccaaaagttttaggattgagacgttgtttcaaatacaaaattaaaatatatacgatatacaaaattaaaatatctACTCGTCACCACTTCCAATTGCAACCTTTTGATTACTTCTAATGGAGTAACACGTCAAGATTTGTTTTTTCGTTAAAGTATACGGAAGACTACAAAGCCggtgtgtaatttaatatgttaacgtaacattattcagcaggtttcatttgactctatgaagcaaaatgagatcattccagggtgatgcaaaacttttggccatagcggtaGTGTCTGGGGATCAACAACAACATTAACTAGATTTCCACACACCCCCGCCCCCCCTTCCCAAGCGAAAAACATTTGGCTTAATTACCGATAAGACATTTTtgtgctggtcccttgaaattcaaaTCAATGAGAAATGACTACACTTTAAGTTGTACTTCCTACATGGAACAAGAGCGACATCTGGTGGCCTCTATCACAGTTTATATGTTGAAAGCATTTCTACTCCACCACTTAATGTACAGTGATATGCTAACATGGGTCAGAATAGCCTGGCGTCAGCGATAGGCATACAactaaaaacacatacataatcaaaaccttaaataataataaatacatacatatatacatacatagataATTCTCTCAACTGAGTCTGCAAAAAGGTTGATCTTGGGAGGtggttttgtttaattgaataatGAAGGCTATACTGAATTCTTCCCttgataaaataaaaaccacacattttaaaaccattctGAAGTCATCACAGATATGACTGCAAAGGGTGTgctgtgggggaggggggtgtagtgtgcaacactgataatAAACAAAACGCTTTGTAACAAAATAACGACCAATACCGCAAAAACAAACCTGTCGCTTTTGTTTTTTCTACCAGAGCAATCGAACCAGTTCCTCACCTGCTGCGGGGGGCTGGTGCCCGCTGACCACTGGCAGGTCGAGAGAGCTGTCCGACAGGACGTGCTGGAGATCCCCTCCGAGGTCAGACAGCTTCATGTCCAGCTGGACGGAGAGGGCGTCTTCAGAGTCCTCCTTCCCCGCGCTGCTGCCCCCGATGGACGGGAGGTCCAGAGACTTGACCGAGGCAGAGTCCTCCTTGGCCTGCTTGAAGGCGGCCACCTTGTCCACCAGGCTCTTCTCAGAGGCACCCAGGGCTGACGAGAACCTGGAAGAGTGGAAGTCTGCAAAGTCGTCCGCGTCTCCTTTGACCACCGATGAAGCGGAAGCAAGGCCTGCAGAGAGGCTCTCCTTGGCGTCCTCGAAGCCCAAGGTCGTCGTGGAGCCTTCCAAGGAGAGCCTTTTGAAAATGTCGTATTTGTCAGAGgatgtctgctgctgctgctgcagggggGTCTCTCCCACACTGGAGTTATTTTCGCTTGGTTTCTCCTCCGCCGTCTTCTGCTCTGGCACTCCGGATGAAGACGCGCTCCCGAAGGCCATGAAGTCTGCGAAGTCGTCCTGGACGTGGGCGACCCCGGCGCTCGGCGCGCTGACCCCCAAAGAAGAGGAGCCGAAGAGGGCGAAGTCACCAAAATCATCTGCCCCGCCGAGAGCTTTCCTGCCTGCCCCCGAGGAAGGGGCTGCCAAAGGGGGGAGGCTGGAGGCAAGAGTCGAGGGGGCTGGAAACGACAGAGCCTTAGTCTCGGCAGTGGTGCTGGCAGCAGGGCCTCCCAGAGAGGAAAAGAGGTCCAAATCTGCCATGTTCAGGGAGGGTTTGGATGGAGGAAGAGTTGCCGTTGAGttgtgtggttgtggttgttgttgtagaGGCTGCGTTTGGAGGAAAGGAGGAGGGAAGGTTTGCTGGAAGATCTTGGCTTGCTCCGGGGGGTCTAGTGGGGATATGCTGTCGGCTGTTTTAAAGTCTGTGAAGCCATCATCGCCTCCAGCGGACTTGAAGTCTGCAAATCCCTCCCCTGCGAAGACACAAAGAAAACACGCACGCAGGGCATTAATGCAACAAATCAAAAAGGGGCTCAAATATAAGGACTATGAAATGTACAGTGTAAATGCAACATCCCTAAATCCTCAGCTAACCACCAGCCCCCTTGCTGTTAGGGAGATGAAAAGAGGTCTCCTGTGCGCAACCTCCTGATCAGCAGCAAAATAAATCAGATGTTTGACCTTCACAAGCCACTCCTTATAACTGCACCACACACAGGAGTAGCAAACACATGCAGCAGTACAAATCAAGCAGTAAGGGATGGAAATACgaccactgcatagcagtttgatccattcctgtttatga encodes the following:
- the LOC117429303 gene encoding synergin gamma isoform X3, producing the protein MLQGTMPFHCSYLTLGCLFAVLQSSVRRCFKCSACWVTLSRVATLPLLRSEARRVWYRRLTRKLLLCVSRFQIARFVVKMALRPGAGGGGSFMFPVAGSHGPSQGMMPMQQQQQQQPGYPMVQVMQPNMQSMMGLNFGSQMPPGTMPMQGGMPMGPMQAAGMQYMGQPQFMGMTAPGPQYMPDMQKQLAEEHQKRLEHQQRMLEEDRKRRQFEEQKQKLRLLSSVKPKMGEKSRDDALEAIKGNLDGFSRDAKMHPTPASHPKKPDMPPSHSTASSSSLLSQPPAFPEDDDDDFSDFMQGPVEPMSSVTSTTSSSSFQPSSPRVQGPHSSEQAAVPSHPAPPPQAPLPPVPLGSAGHHPSVSTSTTSSQASALKGPSLEEKLVSSCDLSASKQAQVHFKSSQPLAEMGHKAPVSAHFQPSTKARNWGIADSNLRAVFTVEAPPPPPQPASTPAKAPPPANETDLTFEESGVGVYPQQEAIQPMVPGWLYNDSLVPDLFKKVLEITMTPSGIDTAKLYPILMSSGLPREALGQIWASANRTTPGKLTKEELYTVLAMIGVTQRGLPAMSLDILTQFPSAPVPNLPGLALVMPGVMQQQQQQHQQQPMLSMPPVPQPAVSMPLSTAQPVLGVNLPVQAGVLSTQVSPGFMPSFPSNTQASEPDDDDFQDFQEAPKAGSANDSFTDFQGESSGAFPIAARTQPQNSALALLTPISGSSTPASSDKYAVFKQLSVERPGETAVPVPDYGDKYSVFRALEQPPDIKPIGEGFADFKSAGGDDGFTDFKTADSISPLDPPEQAKIFQQTFPPPFLQTQPLQQQPQPHNSTATLPPSKPSLNMADLDLFSSLGGPAASTTAETKALSFPAPSTLASSLPPLAAPSSGAGRKALGGADDFGDFALFGSSSLGVSAPSAGVAHVQDDFADFMAFGSASSSGVPEQKTAEEKPSENNSSVGETPLQQQQQTSSDKYDIFKRLSLEGSTTTLGFEDAKESLSAGLASASSVVKGDADDFADFHSSRFSSALGASEKSLVDKVAAFKQAKEDSASVKSLDLPSIGGSSAGKEDSEDALSVQLDMKLSDLGGDLQHVLSDSSLDLPVVSGHQPPAAEVDDFKFDPFGTFSAGDSAVSSLASFDWSEREEPATIQSKKPQPSFFTSEGSPASATSVLQKKETSFGSAENFAVTTSGKVRAFTSEEASSASTAEGQFDAFPDFGTKGQGEEEEEEEDDFGDFASTVSEKSDTAPVSGDPGSDTAQPDDFGASQADKPKFGKFDFLMASSQAKVKSSEEMIRSELATFDLSVQGSHKRSLSLGDKEISHSTPSPAPEQPFRDKSNTLSEKPALPVIRDKYKDLTGEVEESERYAYEWQRCLESALQVINKANDTLNGISSSSVCTEVIQSAQGMEYLLGVVEVYRVVRRVELGIKATAVCSDKLQQLLKDINRVWHNLIGFMSLANLSPDESSLDFSSCILRHGIKNAKELACGVCLLSVDSRSKAFSSETDSFKLMYGGHQYHASCANFWINCVEPKPPGLILPDLL